The DNA sequence GCCTGCGAGGGCATCAGTACCTATCCGAGTTAATAGCAGCCTTTTCAAACATTGAGATTTTGTGGTGCCCCTGTGAAGCACATCCCCGCCCGGATTCCTATGGTCCCCACAGCGACCTGTGCATTCAGGGGATGTTCTTTGCCTTGGAGCAGGGTGTGGACATTTGGGAATACCACAAGCGCATGTACAGTGCCGCTCTCCAGGAAAAGCTTGATATTGAAAATACAGATGTATTGGCCGGCTGTGTAAAGGGTCTGCTGAATCAAGATGCTTTCCGCAGTGCTCTGAAATCGGGTATCTATCAAACAGCATTGAATAGCTCCAATGATCATGCCTACCGACAGTCCGGTGTGTGGGCTGTGCCTTCTTATCGAATGGAGGGCCTCCGTCTGGATTCCGTTGAAAACGTAGGTGTAACAAAAAAGCAGCTGGAGAATTTTATGAGACTTGCCGATAAATAATAAAAACAAATGAAACCAAACAGGGGTGATCCCCCAAAGGAGAAGAATGTCTGAGATTTATTTGGCTGGTGGCTGCTTCTGGGGAACAGAAAAATACCTGGGGCTGATACCGGGTGTGCTTTCCACCCAGGTTGGTTATGCCAACGGCAACACCGAGAATCCCACTTATGAAGAGGTCTGCCACCACAATACAGGTCATGCTGAAACGGTAAAAGTGCAGTATGCTCCTGACCAATTGCCGCTGAGCACACTTCTTATGCGCTTTTTTGAGTCTATTGACCCAACTTCCCTTAACCGGCAGGGCGGAGACGTTGGCAAACAGTACAGAACCGGCATCTACTATACCGATACAGCCGATCTTCCGGCTATTGAAAGGGCGCTGGCCGAGCTTCAAAAATCCTATGAGCGTAAATTAGCCGTGGAGGCTCTGCCTTTGGCCAACTATTACCCGGCTGAAGAATACCACCAGAAGTATTTGGATAAGAATCCCGGCGGTTATTGCCATATTGGCGGGAGCCTGTTTGAAAAAGCGGCCCGGCCCCTTAAAGAGTATACCCGGCCGGATTCGCAGCAGCTCAAGGAAATGCTCACCCCTCTCGAATATGAGGTGACCCAGAACAGTGCCACCGAGCCGCCGTTCCAGAATCAGTATTGGGATTTTGCGGGCGAGGGCATTTATGTGGATATCACAACAGGCGAGCCGCTTTTTTCCTCTCGGGATAAGTTCGATTCCGGCTGTGGGTGGCCCAGCTTTTCTAAACCAGTGGAAGAGGCTGCTGTTCAGGAAAAATCCGATCGCTCACACAATATGCTGCGAACC is a window from the Oscillospiraceae bacterium MB08-C2-2 genome containing:
- a CDS encoding DsbA family protein — encoded protein: MRKLEVFFDYACPFCLRGHQYLSELIAAFSNIEILWCPCEAHPRPDSYGPHSDLCIQGMFFALEQGVDIWEYHKRMYSAALQEKLDIENTDVLAGCVKGLLNQDAFRSALKSGIYQTALNSSNDHAYRQSGVWAVPSYRMEGLRLDSVENVGVTKKQLENFMRLADK
- the msrB gene encoding peptide-methionine (R)-S-oxide reductase MsrB translates to MSEIYLAGGCFWGTEKYLGLIPGVLSTQVGYANGNTENPTYEEVCHHNTGHAETVKVQYAPDQLPLSTLLMRFFESIDPTSLNRQGGDVGKQYRTGIYYTDTADLPAIERALAELQKSYERKLAVEALPLANYYPAEEYHQKYLDKNPGGYCHIGGSLFEKAARPLKEYTRPDSQQLKEMLTPLEYEVTQNSATEPPFQNQYWDFAGEGIYVDITTGEPLFSSRDKFDSGCGWPSFSKPVEEAAVQEKSDRSHNMLRTEVRSRGGDAHLGHVFTDGPAQLGGLRYCINSASLRFIPREAMEQEGYGHLLGLFD